The following are encoded together in the Vanrija pseudolonga chromosome 7, complete sequence genome:
- the priA_17 gene encoding Protein priA, translating to MLIPVLAALVVGLAATPALGAITPPGPSSYNYIFAGCATPGNIPVYNTYLKVYGLTQAECDVHVTAAPSSSNYKYSFYAPAVDLAKSECYLGNTPPWDGTLQIPEPGDADGSCRVGLVRIGVLKDRPTAGIPYEWTWAGCYAGQTQIDPPAYAGNFFNAPAGTQWGVRLGYLDRSDCLRICSSRLSTLKTTDPADYASTKYAYALLFTEGSPEVQQGEQVHKCICALGPVEGTPAQCEDYNGGEKFTMSYLYAVQINDVIPSAAPNRRREAQRKKQEMLHAKLHAHCPVGYTPCRIALNGDSYECIDTDTELESCGGCLFGEHARRPELRAREAMGRDCTSVMGVVSEAASCRRGTCVTTACRPGYKLVYDHCVQA from the exons ATGCTCAtccccgtcctcgccgccctcgttgtcggccttgcggcCACACCGGCGCTGGGCGCCATCACACCCCCCGGGCCCTCGAGCTACAACTACATCTTTGCGGGGTGCGCCACGCCGGGCAATATCCCCGTGTACAACACCTACTTGAAAGTGTATGGCCTTACGCAGGCCGAGTGTGAC GTGCACGTCACCGCTGCACCCTCTAGCTCCAATTACAAGTACAGCTTCTACGCGCCGGCGGTAGACCTGGCTAAAAGCGAGTGCTACCTCGGTAACACGCCGCCGTGGGACGGCACGCTCCAAATCCCGGAACCTGGCGACGCTGACGGCTCGTGCCGTGTCGGCCTGGTCCGC ATCGGAGTACTCAAAGATCGTCCTACTGCCGGCATTCCCTACGAGTGGACCTGGGCGGGGTGTTACGCCGGCCAGACGCAGATCGACCCCCCAGCCTACGCCGGCAACTTCTTCAACGCCCCGGCCGGCACGCAGTGGGGTGTTCGCCTGGGATACTTGGACAGAAGCGACTGCCTCAGGATATGTTCGTCGCGCTTGAGCACACTGAAAACCACCGACCCGGCAGATTACGCCTCGACAAAGTATGCCTACGCGCTTCTCTTTACTGAGGGGTCGCCGGAGGTCCAGCAGGGCGAGCAGGTCCACAAGTGCATCTGCGCCCTCGGACCGGTCGAGGGCACGCCAGCCCAGTGCGAGGACTATAACGGCGGCGAAAAGTTCACCATGAGCTACCTGTACGCTGTGCAGATCAACGACGTGATCCCGTCTGCGGCACCGAACCGCAGGCGAGAGGCACAACGGAAGAAGCAGGAGATGTTGCATGCCAAGCTGCACGCGCATTGCCCTGTCGGGTATACCCCCTGCCGTATCGCCCTCAACGGCGACAGCTACGAGTGCATCGACACAgacaccgagctcgagtcgtgTGGTGGGTGCTTGTTTGGAGAGCACGCTCGCAGGCCGGAGCTCCGGGCCCGCGAGGCCATGGGCAGAGA CTGCACGTCCGTCATGGGCGTGGTTTCCGAGGCAGCATCCTGTCGACGCGGGACATGCGTCACGACTGCATGCCGTCCGGGCTACAAGCTCGTATACGACCACTGTGTGCAGGCGTAG
- the priA_16 gene encoding Protein priA gives MLPLLILTLLAIPAALAESVWINCAQNPAFDVQAAKTSSLACDSFCVTYEYAYWKSGTLDCRCSNSPVPIQDMVGTTNLGGSCPSDRYNERKISSQYGTFLQCLSATNGMVNPQVFDGIPTVAACWDKCASVGPTTYASYKASGQLECSCFNSFTGTPTNCGAGNTYVWQYGPNVVVSGVARRRRAVAAAAQKALAEQLAPHCPLGLSACRVSPEMLDHASYECINPLAELESCGGCVFGEMGTGNATGVDCTALPGTSRTGVMCLGGRCRAWQCENGYALVDGACVVSN, from the exons aTGCTCCCCCTCCTTATCCTCACGCTCCTTGCTatccccgccgcgctcgccgagagcGTGTGGATCAACTGTGCGCAGAACCCGGCCTTCGACGTGCAGGCTGCCAAGACGAGCTCGCTGGCGTGCGAC TCGTTCTGCGTCACGTACGAGTACGCCTACTGGAAATCGGGCACACTTGACTGTCGCTGTTCAAACAGCCCAGTCCCGATTCAGGACATGGTAGGCACGACCAACCTGGGTGGGTCGTGTCCCAGCGACCGCTACAAT GAGCGCAAGATCTCGTCCCAGTACGGCACCTTCCTGCAGTGCCTCTCCGCCACGAACGGCATGGTCAACCCGCAGGTCTTCGACGGCATCCcgaccgtcgccgcctgctggGACAAGTGCGCCTCTGTCGGCCCGACCACCTACGCGTCGTACAAGGCAAGCGGCCAGCTCGAGTGCAGCTGCTTTAACAGCTTcacgggcacgccgaccaactgcggcgcgggcaacACGTATGTGTGGCAGTACGGCCCGaacgtcgtcgtgtcgggcgtcgcgcgccgccgtcgcgccgtcgccgccgccgcgcagaaGGCGCTCGCAGAGCAGCTGGCGCCCCACTGCCCCCTCGGATTGTCGGCTTGCCGCGTCAGCCCAGAGATGCTCGACCACGCGAGCTACGAGTGCATCAACccgctggccgagctcgagtcgtgcGGCGGCTGTGTGTTTGGCGAGATGGGCACGGGGAACGCTACTGGTGTCGA CTGCACCGCCCTCCCCGGCACGTCGCGCACCGGCGTCATgtgcctcggcggccgctgccgcgcaTGGCAGTGCGAGAACGGctacgccctcgtcgacggtgcTTGTGTCGTTTCGAACTAG